The following proteins come from a genomic window of Anaerobutyricum hallii:
- the tyrS gene encoding tyrosine--tRNA ligase — MTVYDELVARGLIAQVTDEDEIKELVNNGKAVFYIGFDPTADSLHVGHFMALCLMKRLQMAGNKPIALIGGGTAMIGDPSGRTDMRQMMTKETINHNVECFKKQMSRFIDFSDGKAMLVNNADWLLDLNYVELLREVGACFSVNNMLRAECYKQRMEKGLSFLEFNYMIMQSYDFYELYQKYGCNMQFGGNDQWSNMLGGTELIRRKLGPDADAYAMTITLLLNSEGKKMGKTQSGAVWLDPNKTSPFDFYQYWRNVADADVMKCIRMLTFLPLEEIDAMDSWEGSKLNEAKEILAFELTKLVHGEEEAQKAQEAARALFSNGGDSANMPTCEVSEEDLRDGAVDILALLVKSGLAGTRSEARRNVTQGGVTLDGEKVTDFKASYTLDDFSGEGKVLKRGKKKFIKIVTK; from the coding sequence ATGACAGTATATGACGAACTGGTTGCAAGAGGATTGATTGCACAGGTAACAGATGAAGACGAAATTAAGGAACTTGTAAACAATGGAAAGGCTGTATTTTATATTGGATTTGACCCAACAGCAGACAGTCTTCACGTAGGACATTTCATGGCTCTTTGTCTGATGAAACGTCTTCAGATGGCAGGAAATAAGCCAATTGCTTTAATTGGTGGAGGTACTGCTATGATCGGTGACCCATCCGGACGTACAGATATGCGTCAGATGATGACAAAAGAGACAATCAACCATAACGTAGAGTGCTTTAAGAAACAGATGAGCCGTTTTATTGACTTTTCTGACGGAAAGGCTATGCTTGTTAATAATGCGGACTGGCTGTTAGACTTAAATTATGTTGAGTTACTTCGCGAAGTTGGCGCTTGTTTCTCCGTTAATAACATGCTTCGTGCAGAGTGTTATAAACAGAGAATGGAAAAAGGTTTATCCTTCTTAGAATTCAACTACATGATCATGCAGAGCTATGACTTCTATGAGTTATACCAGAAATACGGCTGTAATATGCAGTTTGGTGGTAATGATCAGTGGAGCAACATGCTTGGCGGAACAGAACTCATTCGTCGTAAATTAGGACCGGATGCCGATGCTTATGCTATGACAATTACCCTTCTTTTAAATTCCGAAGGAAAGAAAATGGGTAAAACACAGTCCGGTGCCGTATGGTTAGATCCTAATAAGACTTCTCCATTCGACTTCTATCAGTACTGGAGAAATGTTGCGGATGCAGACGTTATGAAGTGTATCCGTATGCTGACTTTCCTTCCGTTAGAAGAAATTGATGCAATGGATAGCTGGGAAGGCAGCAAGTTAAATGAAGCAAAAGAAATTCTTGCATTTGAGCTTACAAAGTTAGTTCATGGTGAAGAAGAAGCACAGAAAGCACAGGAAGCTGCAAGAGCATTATTCAGCAATGGCGGAGATTCTGCAAACATGCCAACATGTGAAGTTTCAGAAGAAGATTTAAGAGACGGTGCAGTAGATATTCTCGCACTTCTTGTAAAATCCGGTTTAGCAGGAACACGTTCTGAGGCAAGACGTAATGTAACACAGGGTGGTGTAACATTAGACGGAGAAAAAGTAACAGACTTCAAAGCTTCTTATACACTAGACGACTTCAGCGGTGAAGGAAAAGTGTTAAAGAGAGGAAAGAAGAAATTTATCAAAATCGTAACAAAATAA
- a CDS encoding ABC transporter substrate-binding protein produces MRKLNWKKVIAGTLSAVMLLSVTACGSANGNNESASTESNKKNLTKITFCLDWTPNTNHTGIYAAKALGYYEDAGLDVEIVQPPENGAATMCASGQAQFAIEAQDTMAAAIDSDNPLGITAVAGLIQHNTSGIISRKGDGIDSPKGLEGKTYSTWESPIEQATLKTVMKDEGADFSKVKLIPNNITDEPAALKAKQTDAIWVFYGWGGINATVEGVDCDYWNFKDIDPVFDYYTPVMIANNDFLKDSPDEAKAFLAATEKGYQYAIDNPKKAADLLIEGDDTGSLKGSEDLVYKSQEWLSKQYVADADNWGVIDETRWNNFYTWLAQNKLTTKDLTGKGFSNEYLPSSK; encoded by the coding sequence ATGAGAAAGTTAAATTGGAAGAAAGTCATTGCAGGAACTTTGAGTGCAGTTATGTTATTATCGGTAACAGCATGCGGTTCTGCTAATGGAAACAATGAAAGTGCAAGTACAGAAAGCAACAAAAAGAATCTTACAAAGATAACATTTTGTCTTGACTGGACGCCAAATACAAACCATACAGGAATTTACGCAGCAAAAGCACTTGGCTATTATGAAGATGCCGGACTTGATGTAGAGATTGTGCAGCCACCGGAAAATGGTGCAGCAACAATGTGTGCATCAGGACAGGCACAGTTTGCTATTGAGGCACAGGATACAATGGCAGCAGCAATTGATTCAGATAATCCACTTGGGATTACAGCAGTTGCAGGATTGATCCAGCATAATACATCGGGAATTATTTCCAGAAAGGGTGACGGCATTGACAGTCCAAAAGGACTTGAAGGAAAGACATATTCTACATGGGAATCCCCAATTGAGCAGGCAACTTTAAAAACAGTTATGAAAGATGAAGGAGCGGATTTCAGTAAGGTAAAACTGATCCCTAACAACATTACAGATGAACCGGCTGCATTAAAAGCAAAACAGACAGATGCAATCTGGGTGTTCTATGGATGGGGCGGAATCAACGCGACAGTAGAAGGTGTTGACTGTGATTACTGGAATTTCAAAGACATTGATCCGGTATTTGATTACTATACACCGGTTATGATCGCAAATAATGATTTCCTGAAAGATTCACCGGATGAAGCCAAAGCTTTCCTTGCAGCAACAGAAAAAGGATATCAGTATGCAATAGATAATCCAAAGAAAGCAGCAGATCTTCTTATTGAAGGCGATGATACAGGCTCTTTAAAAGGTTCAGAAGATTTAGTATATAAAAGTCAGGAGTGGCTTTCTAAACAGTATGTTGCAGATGCAGACAACTGGGGTGTGATCGATGAGACAAGATGGAATAACTTCTACACATGGCTTGCGCAGAATAAGCTGACAACAAAAGATCTTACAGGAAAAGGATTTTCTAACGAGTATCTTCCATCTTCTAAGTAA
- a CDS encoding thiamine-binding protein has protein sequence MNASVAIQVLPSVQDEEEVIRIVDEVIDYIKSTGLNYYVGPCETSIEGDYDTLMEIVKNCQLVAAKAGCKAMNTYVKISYKAEGDVLTIDKKVTKHHQ, from the coding sequence ATGAACGCAAGTGTAGCAATTCAGGTTTTGCCATCTGTGCAGGACGAAGAGGAAGTAATTCGTATTGTAGACGAGGTAATTGACTATATTAAATCAACTGGATTAAATTATTATGTAGGACCATGTGAGACATCAATCGAAGGAGATTATGATACGCTCATGGAAATCGTAAAGAATTGTCAGTTGGTAGCTGCTAAGGCAGGCTGCAAGGCAATGAATACCTATGTTAAGATCTCTTATAAAGCGGAAGGAGATGTGCTGACTATTGACAAAAAGGTTACAAAGCATCACCAGTAA
- a CDS encoding ABC transporter permease, with amino-acid sequence MTKRLQSITSKLPAAVALCLLILLWQFLYQSGAVPAYMLPSPVQVVKALFTDLPTILRHAVVTLQEAFYGLCIGVVLAFVMATLMDHFRILNKALYPIMIITQTIPTIAIAPLLVLWMGFYMAPKITLVVITTFFPITVGLLDGYKSVDKDSIDLMRAMGASKVQIFFHVKLPAALPQFFSGLKISASYAVVGAVISEWLGGFEGLGVYMTRVSKAYAFDKMFAVIIFIVIISLLLMFAVNLIKTISLPWLRVEKKEAE; translated from the coding sequence TTGACAAAAAGGTTACAAAGCATCACCAGTAAGCTTCCGGCAGCAGTAGCACTCTGTCTGTTAATTCTTCTCTGGCAGTTTTTATATCAGAGCGGGGCAGTTCCGGCATATATGCTGCCGTCTCCGGTTCAGGTAGTAAAAGCACTTTTTACAGATCTGCCTACAATTTTGAGACATGCAGTTGTTACATTACAGGAAGCCTTTTACGGATTATGTATCGGTGTTGTACTGGCATTTGTCATGGCAACATTAATGGATCATTTTCGGATACTGAATAAAGCATTGTATCCCATTATGATTATTACACAGACCATTCCAACGATTGCAATTGCCCCTCTTCTCGTGTTATGGATGGGATTTTATATGGCACCAAAGATTACGCTTGTCGTGATTACAACATTTTTTCCTATTACGGTAGGATTACTTGACGGATATAAGAGTGTAGATAAAGATTCTATTGATTTGATGCGGGCAATGGGTGCATCAAAAGTGCAGATCTTTTTCCATGTGAAGCTACCGGCCGCATTACCGCAGTTTTTCTCAGGATTAAAGATTTCTGCTTCCTATGCAGTAGTAGGGGCAGTTATTTCTGAATGGCTTGGCGGTTTTGAAGGACTTGGTGTTTATATGACAAGAGTGTCAAAAGCATACGCCTTTGATAAAATGTTTGCAGTTATTATTTTTATTGTGATAATCAGCCTTCTTTTAATGTTTGCAGTGAATCTGATTAAGACGATTTCACTTCCATGGTTAAGAGTAGAAAAAAAGGAAGCTGAATAG
- a CDS encoding C39 family peptidase, producing the protein MECIHLNFLTDNKGKKFLSPSLPNSDLNGKILKVIISDGSTKRVYPVFQQKAGIYGEASEYILRHGCACCSLTTALAAFVEKYAKLTPDQTICEIEKKHFPKEVYEKNYGKVMARQMPVSLYGISVILKKEGISCEYVGNFEDNYAKKQIMEHLQKGSPVIIETSRMRRKGRRIVRFFDKKYAGSYHTMILLGVDEEGQIVFTDSATREWAGEVQRLKRADLSELISYMFPQKNTEDTHLYFSRKKNTGGYILLYQA; encoded by the coding sequence ATGGAGTGTATACATTTGAACTTTTTGACAGATAATAAAGGAAAGAAGTTTCTTTCTCCATCCCTTCCGAACAGTGATCTGAATGGAAAAATACTTAAAGTAATAATTTCTGATGGCAGCACAAAAAGAGTTTATCCGGTTTTTCAGCAAAAAGCAGGAATTTATGGTGAGGCCAGTGAATATATCCTTCGCCATGGGTGTGCCTGCTGTTCACTGACAACCGCATTGGCAGCTTTTGTGGAAAAGTATGCAAAATTAACACCGGACCAAACCATTTGCGAAATCGAGAAAAAACATTTTCCAAAAGAAGTTTATGAAAAAAATTACGGAAAAGTGATGGCAAGGCAGATGCCGGTATCTCTTTATGGCATTTCAGTAATTTTGAAAAAAGAAGGAATTTCCTGTGAATATGTAGGAAACTTTGAGGATAACTATGCCAAAAAGCAGATTATGGAACATTTACAAAAAGGCAGTCCTGTTATTATAGAAACAAGTAGAATGCGAAGAAAAGGCAGAAGAATCGTTCGCTTTTTTGATAAGAAATATGCAGGTTCTTATCATACAATGATTCTTCTTGGCGTTGATGAAGAAGGGCAGATAGTTTTTACAGATTCTGCAACAAGAGAATGGGCAGGAGAAGTACAAAGATTAAAAAGAGCAGACCTTTCCGAACTGATATCCTATATGTTTCCGCAGAAAAATACAGAGGATACGCATTTATATTTTAGCAGAAAGAAGAATACAGGAGGCTATATTTTACTTTATCAGGCTTAA
- a CDS encoding ABC transporter ATP-binding protein has product MCLLKAEHITKKYSGRTIIKDINIELNQGELVSLLGVSGSGKTTLFHVLSGLTTPEEGKVFLNGEDITSKPGQISYMLQKDLLFPHKKIIDNAALPLVLHGMKKKEAREKAQTYFKDFGLEGTEYQYPSQLSGGMRQRAALLRTYLSSNGVALLDEPFSALDTITKTAIHKWYLEVMQHIDLSTIFITHDIDEAILLSDRIYILNGKPGEIRDEIVIKEKKPRAEDFYLTDQFLAYKRKIIAKL; this is encoded by the coding sequence ATGTGTCTTTTAAAAGCAGAACATATTACAAAGAAATATAGTGGAAGAACTATAATCAAAGATATTAATATTGAACTGAATCAGGGAGAATTAGTCTCCCTTCTCGGGGTCAGTGGTTCTGGAAAGACAACACTTTTCCATGTGCTTTCCGGATTAACAACGCCAGAAGAAGGAAAAGTATTCCTTAATGGAGAAGATATCACATCCAAACCAGGTCAGATCAGTTACATGCTTCAGAAAGATTTACTTTTTCCACATAAAAAAATAATCGATAATGCAGCGCTTCCACTCGTACTTCATGGAATGAAGAAAAAAGAAGCGAGAGAAAAGGCGCAGACGTATTTTAAAGATTTCGGCTTAGAAGGGACAGAATATCAGTATCCTTCTCAGCTTTCCGGCGGCATGCGTCAGAGGGCAGCTCTTCTTAGAACATATCTGTCTTCCAATGGAGTAGCCCTTCTTGATGAACCGTTCAGCGCACTTGATACTATAACAAAAACAGCAATTCATAAATGGTATCTTGAAGTTATGCAGCATATTGATCTGTCTACAATTTTTATCACGCATGATATAGATGAGGCAATTTTACTCTCTGACAGAATTTACATCCTGAATGGAAAGCCAGGGGAAATACGTGATGAGATTGTGATAAAGGAAAAGAAACCACGAGCAGAAGATTTTTATCTAACAGATCAGTTTTTAGCATATAAGAGAAAGATAATAGCAAAACTTTAG